Below is a genomic region from Halostella litorea.
GGTGAAACGCCGTCGAGAGCCGCGCCGCGAGGATGCTCCCGAGGTTGCCCGCGGTGCCGATGATGACCGGCACCAGCACGAGCAGGGCGGGGTAGCGCAGCAGCTGGTTCTCGAACGTGTCGAGCACGAGGCCGCTGCCGACCTCCACGACGGTCAGGACCGCAAGCAGCGGGAGCATCGCCCTGGCGATCCCCCGGACCGTCCACGTCGAGCTTCGGTCGCCGGCCATTCAGCCACCCCCCGCGGCCCGCATTCAGCCACCCCCCAGCGCCAGAACCGTTCTTGTCGCGACCAGGAGCATCGCCATACCGAACACGTCGCCCGTCGTCGTCACGACGGGGCCGACGAGCGTGTCCGGGTTCAGCCCGCGGCGGTAGCCGACGAACACGGCCGAGACGACGACGACGGTCAGCGCGACCCCCGACAGCAGCCCCGCGGCCGTGGCGATCGCCGCGAGCGTGAGCAGCGACGCGCTCGGCCGGCCCAGCGACAGGAGAACCGCATATGCGACGACCGCGGCGAAGGCGCTGACGAGCACGCCGTTGGCCATCGCGGCGGTGACCGCCGCGACCAGCCGCTCGTCGTCGGGGTCGAAGGTGGGGGCGACGAGCCCCTGGTGGAGCGCCGACGAGAGCTTCGCGCCGAGCGCGCCGTACACGTTGCCGCGGGTGGCCAGCAGGGCGGGCACGATCACGAGCAGGCCGGCGACCGAGCGCAGTTCCGCCCGCATCCCGCCGAGGACGACCCCCGCGAACAGCCCCCCGACCGCGCTCGCGGCCAGCACCGGCAGCGCCTCCCGGTAGGCGTCGACGGCCACCTCGCGGACGCTCATGGACGGCTCCACGGCCCGGGGGTGGATAAAACGGGGCGACTCCGGCCCGCGGGCGCGACGTATCGGCAGCCTTAGGGGCGCGCGAGCGGATCCGACTGCACCGTGACCGATATCCTCCTCACCAACGACGACGGGATCGACGGCGACGGGCTGGCCGTCCTCCGCGACGAACTCGCCGCCGTCGGCGACGTGACGGTGGTCGGGCCCGCCGACAACCAGTCCGGCGTCGGACGCAAGCGCACCTCCGCGGCCACCCGGGCGGACCACGAGTTCGGCTACGCGCTCGCCGGCACACCGGCGGACTGCGTCGCCTACGGCCTCCGCGGGCTGGACCGGGAGTTCGACCTCGTCGTGTCGGGCTGTAACCACGGCCCGAACATGGGCGCGTACGTCCTCGGGCGCTCGGGCACCGTCGGCGCGGCGATGGAGGCGGCGTTCCTCGGCACGCCCGCCGTCGCGGTGTCGGCCTACCACAACGTCGAGTTCTTCCCGCACCCGCCGGCCGACTACGACTTCGACGAACCGGCCCGCGTCGCCCGCGAACTGGTCGAGCGGTCGCTGGAGGCGAACGTGTTCGAGTCGGTCGACCTGCTCAACGTTAATGCGCCCATCGGCGCGACCGACCCACGCATCCGCGTCACGCATCCGGACGGCGACTTCGACGTGCTCGTCGACCACGACCCCGAGGTGCCCGACGACGTGGAAGTCGCAGACGGCGAGCGCTACGTCGAACTCCGCGACAAGTTCTGGCCCCACACCGTCGGCTACGAGAACCCGTTCCCGAACGTCGAGGAGGTGCGTGACCGCTACGACGAGGGGTCGGACCGCCGCGCCGTCGTCGACGGCGAGGTGAGCGTCTCGCCGCTGTCCGCGCCGCGAACGGCCACCCACCACGAGAAACTGGACGCCATCGTCGAGACGCTGAACGCGCGGTAGCGGTCAGTCGTCGGAGCCGATGGCGACGAAGAGCAGGCCGAGGAAGTACACCGGTATCGCCCAGAGGAGAACGAGCGCGAGGTAACTGAAACCGGTCAGCAGCGGGTTGTCGGCCGACCCGGAGGACGTTCGGAGGAACGTCGCAACGACGAACCACAGGGTCAGGACGTTGATCGTCTTGTTTTCGACCATTCTATCGTGAAATCTCCCACGAACCGGATTACAGTTTCGTCTCCGGCGCGCGGGAGTGCTGCACCGACATGACCCGACGGCCGCGGCGCGTGTCCGCCGACGGGGAAGGGCAGGCCGGCGCGGAGTCATACGGATCGTCGTTGGAAAGCATACGCCGCCGAAGGCGGCGTTTCACCGCGCGAGCGTGGCGAGCGCGGCCTTTTTGGTCGAGCTTTTTGCCGCGAGCGGTGCGCGGAGCGCACCCGAGCGGGAAAAAGGTCGTCTCAGAAGGGAAAGTCCCCGCCGCCCATGCCGCCGCCACCGCCGCCGCCCTGGTTTTGCATCTGTTTCATCATGCGCTGCATGTCCATGTCGCCCTGGCCCATGCCCTGGAACTGCTTGATGGTGCGTTCCATCATCTTATGTTGCTGGAGCAGTTCGCGGACGCGGTCCTCGGGCTGGCCGCTGCCGCGGGCGATGCGCTCGGTGCGGCTCTGGCCGATCTTGCGGGGGTTCTCCAGTTCGTCCTCGGTCATCGAGTCCATGATGACCTCGAAGCTCCGCATGCGCTCCTGGGTAACGTCCATCGCGTCGTCGGGCAACTGGTCCTTGATGCCGCCGCCGAGGCCGGGGATCATGTCCATCACCTGGTCGAGCGGCCCCATGCGGTTCATCGCGTCCATCTGCTTTTTCATGTCCCGGAGGGTGAACTGGCCCTGGAGCATGTCCTCGGGGTCCCAGTCGTCGTCGTCCTCCTCGCGGCTCTCCGCCATCGCGCGCTCGACGCGCTCGGTGAGTTGCTTGAGGTCGCCCATCCCGAGCAGGCGGGAGATGAAGCCGTCCGGCTCGAACCGCTCGACGTCCTTGACCTCCTCGCCGGTGCCGAGGAAGGCGATGGAGGAGCCGGTCTCGTTGACCGCCGCGAGCGCGCCGCCACCCTTCGCCGTCCCGTCTAACTTGGTGATGGCGACGCCGTCGATGCCGATCGACTCCTCGAACTCCTGGGCCTGATCCTTCGCGCTCTGGCCCATCGCGGCGTCGATGACGAGCAGGTTGCGGTCGGGGTCGGCGGCGGCCTCGATCTCCTCGATCTGGTCGATGAGCTCCTCGTTGAGGCCGTCGCGGCCGGCCGTGTCGACGATGCGGACGTCGGCGTCCTCGGTGGCGTCGAGGCCCGCCTCGGCGATCGCAACGGGGTCGTCCTCGTCGGGGTCGCCGTAGAAGTCGACCTCCGCGCGCTCGGCCATCTGCTTGGCCTGGTCGTACGCGCCGGGGCGGTCCGTGTCGGTCTGGATGACCGCGGGGCGGAGGCCCTTCTTCGAGAACCACCACGCCATCTTGGCGGCGGTGGTCGTCTTCCCCGAGCCGTAGAGGCCGGCGAGCAGGATCGTCTGCTCCTCTAAGGGCAGTTCCGTGCTCTCGCCGACGAGGTCGACCATCTCCTCGTAGACGATGCGGAGGACGTGCTCGCGGGCGGTGGTGCCGGCGGGGGGTTCCTCCTCCAGGGCGCGCTCCTTGATGCCGTCCGACAGGTCCATCACGAGCGAGACGTCGACGTCGGCCTGCAGGAGCGAGCGCTGGATCTCCTTGACGACCTCCTCGACGTCCTCCTCGCTGATTCGGGACTTGCCGCGGAGCTTGTCGAGGGTGCCCCGCAGGGAACTCCCGAGATCGTCGAGTACCATTATTACCCCGACGTACGGCACCACCGCGTTAAAGCCTTTTTCTCGGGCTACGACCCGCGGTCGATGGCGGCGAACCCGTCGACAAGGTCGTCGAACTCGGGCACCGAGTCGCGCAGCCCCGACTCCAGCCGGTCGGCCGTCGACCGGAGGTCGTCGTAGGCGGCGTGTTCGGCGAGGACGTGGGACGGCTTCCGGGCCTCCAGCGCGCCGAGTTTCGCGCGGGCGGCGAGGTACTGACGGAGCCGTCGGTCGCGGTCCAGCGCGTCGACCTGGTGGTCGATCGCCGCCCGCAGGTCGTCGTGTTGTACCGGCTTGGGGAGGTAGTCGTCGAACTCCATGTCGACGATGTCGAAGTCCGGGTCGACGGCCGAGACCATGATCACCCCGAACGGCCGGTCCGCGGGCAGTTCGTCGAGCAACCGGTCGCCGGACAGCCCCGGCATCCGGCGGTCCAACAACACGACGTCGACCGACTCGTCGAGCACGCCCACCGCGTCGCGGGCGTCGTTTGCGGTCCGTACGTCGTAGTCGCTGCGCAGCCACAGCGAGTACATGTCGGCGAGTTTCTCCTCGTCGTCGACCACGAGGACGGTCGGGTTCTCTGGCATGAGTGGCGCTCGCCCCGTTGATTGCCGATCTAGTCGGCGACAACGTATCAAAAAGATAACGGTACGCGGGCGCGCGCCGCGGTCCCGCTGGGGACCTACTCCCCGCCGACCAAGCGCTCGACCATCTCGTCCGGGTCGAACCGCTCGATGTCGTCGTACTCCTGGCCGGTCCCCAGGAAGAGGATCGGCTTGCCCGTGACGTGGGCGATGGAGATGGCCGCGCCGCCCTGCGGGTCGGCGTCGGCCTTCGTGAGCACCGAGCCGTCGATGGCCGCGGCCTCGTCGAACTGCTTCGCGCGCTGGACCGCGTCCTGTCCGGCGACGGCCTCGTCGACGAACAGCGTCATGTCCGGACCGACGACGCGGCCGATCTTCTCCAGTTGGTCCATCAGCCCCTCGTCGGTGTGGAGCCGGCCGGCCGTGTCGCCCAGCACCACGTCCACGTCGTTGGCCTCGGCGTACTCGACGGCGTCGTAGATGACGGCCGCCGGGTCGCCGCCCTGCTGGTGGGCGATGAGCTTCCGGTCCAGGGCGTCGGCGTGCTCCTGTATCTGCTCGTTCGCGCCGGCGCGGTACGTGTCGCCGTTCGCCAGCACGGAGGAGTAGCCCCGGTCTTCGAGGTAGCGCGAGAGCTTCGCGATGGTCGTCGTCTTGCCGACGCCGTTGACGCCGGTGAAGATGATCACCAGCGGCTTGTCGGCCTCGGCGACCCGCTCGTCGAAGTCGAACTGGCCGACGCTGATGACCTCCAGAAGCGCCTCGCGCAGCGCGTCCTCGACGACCGACCCCGTGCTCTCGGTGAACCCGCGGGTCTCGCCGACGAGTTCCTCGCGGAGGGTGTCGAGTATCTCCTCCGCGACGCTCATCTCGACGTCGCTCTCCAGCAGCGCCATCTCCAGCTCCCAGAGGGGGTCCTCGAGGTCCTCCTCCTCGATGACGAACTTCCCGGTCGCGACCGCCTTCGCCTTGCGGGCGAAGCCGGTGCCGCCGGAGTCGTCCGATCCCTCGGCGTCGTCCGCGTCGGCGTCGTCGGATCCTTCGGCGGGGCCGCCGTCGTCCTCGGGCAGCGGCGCGTCGTCCTCGCGCGGGACCGCCTCCGCGGCGGTGGCCGTCTCGGGGGACTCGGCCTCGGCGACCGCCTCCTCGGCCTCCTCGACGGCCGCGTCCGACTCCGGATCGCCGACGTCGTCGGGAGCCGGCTCGCCGTCGGCGGTCGTCTCGGCGTCCGCCTCGGGGTCGACCTCGTCCGCGTCGGCCTCCTCGGCCTTCTCCTCGGCGACCTCCTCGGCGTCGTCGCGGAAGCTCCCGAGCTTGTCCTTCAGGCTGTCGAACATCGCCCGTTACTCGCCGTCTTCCTCGCCCTGCATCTGCTGCATCTGCTGTTGCATCTGCTGCTGTTGCATCTGCTGGGCCTGCTGCTCCAGTTCCTCGCTTTCGGCCTCCAGCTCGGCGATCTCCGAGTTCACGTCGTCGATCCGGTCGTCGACGTGTTCCTTCTTGTTCTCCAGCGTGTCGACGGCGTCGTCCTGCTCGCGCTCAGCGGCGTAGCCGCCGCCGAGGCCGACGATGACCTCGTCGATGTCCTGTACTTCCGCGCGGAGGTACGCGTCGCCGCCCAGCGGCACCTGCACCGTCGACCCCGTCTCCAGCGTCTCGATGGCCTCGATGGCCTCGTCGATCTCGGTCTTCTCGGTCTGGAGCTCCTCGACCTCGCCTTCGAGCGCCTCGACCTCCTCCTGGATCTCCTGGATCTCCTGGGAGATCTGCTGGAGCTCCTGCTGGCCACCGCCCATCATTGTGCCTCGACCTCCGAGACCTCGATCTGGGTGCGCTTGAGCCCGTGGTGGCTGCCGAGCCGGGAGTAGACGTACTCCTCGGCGACGTTCTCGTTTTCGGCGTCGACCGTCTTCTCGAACCGGGACCAGCCGTCCCGACTCTGGAACTTGCCGTTGACAGTAAACTCGCTCATGCCTCTCCCTCCGACCTTGCGCCGGAAGTATCTTCCTACCTGCGTCGCCCGGCGGCGGCGAGAAGATCCCCGGGCGGACTGCCCTGAACAGTTCCGGATCGGTCGACAATAGCGTGGCCCGTCCGAAAAACAGCGGTCCGCCTCAGTCGATGTAGCCGAGCGCGTCCTCGATGCGCCCGAGTTCGGGACCGGTGGTGTCCTGCCCGGCGACGTAGCCGTGGGTGTTGGCGACGAGGCCGGAGCCGACCAGCGGTGCGCCGTAGTTTATCGTGCCGATGTCGGCGTGCACGTCGAGCAGGTCCTCCAGGAAGTCCAGCTCCCCGTCGGTCGTCTTGGGGTGACAGAGCACGCCGTCGTTCGTCGCGACCGCGGCGGTGCCGACGGTGCGGACGCCGGCGAGTTCGCCGCGCTCGACCGGCACGTCGAGCGCGTCCTCGACGACCTGGACCGCCTCCTGGGGCAGGTCGGGGTGGACGTACGCGCCGGCGTCGTTGGCCAGCACGACGTTGCCGACGGAGTTGATGCGGGCCGGCAGCTCCGTGACGGGCACGTCGACGGCCGCTTCGATGCGCTCGCGCTCGACGTCGCGGAGCTGGCGGCTGACGAGCAGCCCGTTCTCGTTGCCGGTGGCGAGCGCGCCGACCGTACTGGAGCCGCCGACGGTCGTCTCGACGGCCGGGACGTCGAGTTCGTCCTCGATGTCGGCCACCAGGTCGTCGGGGACGTCGGGGCGGATCAGCAGACACCGGTCTGTCGCGCGTGCGAACACACCGACGTACGACGACCCGGAGAACGCGGCGCGGAGCAAAGTTACTCTGCGTACTCTGCTTCGACGACGCCCCGCCCCTCCTCGTCGAAGCGGGCGGCGCGGACGCGGAGCTTGCTCGGCGGGTTCTTGCGGCCCTGCGACCAGACGGCCTCGTTGATCGAGGGGTCCAGTCGCACGGCGTCCTCCTCGACGGAGAAGTGCTGGGCGAGGTGCTCGCGGACGAGCGTCATCGCCTTGTCGGCGCGCTTGTGCTTTGCCTCGGCCTTCGCGTCGCGCAGCGGAACGGTGACGACCCGCTCCTCGAAGTCGCTGGCGCTCATTATTCGTCGGTGTCGTTACGCCGCCAGTTGCGCCGCTTGGGGTTTCGCTGGACCTCCATGTCCGTCTTCATCATGACCCACGCCGGCACCCGGCTGTTCTGGTTCTCGAGCTTCGCGAGCCGCTTTTTCTTGGCCTTCGATTTCTTACCCATAGTGGCCCCAACTACCCCACGCCCGCTTAAAATCTTGTTCCTTTGGGGCCGCGGCCGCCGGGCCGGCGGCGAAACCCCATCACAGCGGGAACGACTCGACCGTCGAGTACGTCGGGCCGTCGTCGGTCAGGACGCTCTCGGTCAGGCGCACCTCGTCGACGGCCATCTCGCCGACGGTCGGGTGGCGGTTCTCGACGACGTCCTGCACCCGCTCCTTCCCGCCGGCGTGTTCCATCCGGGCGAGCGTGACGTGGGGCGTGAAGTCGTGGTCCTCGGGGTCGAACCCGACCGCCGTCGTCTCGGCCTCGATCCCCTCGTGGAGCGCGGCCAGTTCGTCGCTTCCGACCTCGACGCCGAGCCACACGACGCTGATGTAGTCGAGGCTCGGAAACACCCCTAGCCCGGCGAAACGCGCCGGGAACGCGCCGTCGATCCCGGCGGCGTCGACGCCCCGCTCGACCCCGCGCTCGACGGCGGCGGTCACCTCGTCCAGCCGGCTCTCGTCGACTTCGCCGAGGAACTTCATCGTCACGTGGGCCTGCTCGGGGTCGGTGACGTTCAGCCCGCCCGCCCCCTCGAACAGTTCCTGGACCTCCCGGACCGAGTCGGCCAGTTCGTCCGGCAGGTCGACGCTGACGAACAGTCGCATAGTGGATCGACGACAGCGCGAAGCTTGAAACCACACCCACGGATCGTGGCAATCGGTCAGGGCTGACTGTTTTGGTCGCAACCGATGTGGTGATCGGATCGGTGACCGTATTGGTGACAAAACTGCCCGGGCTTCATAGCTCGGCCGACTCGCCGGGCGGCCAGCGCGAGCACGCGGCGCTCCGACGCGCCGCGTGCGAGCGTCCGGGGGAGGGCAGGCGCTCGAAGCGTGTCGCGGCGACCGCCGCGACTCGCGCAGACTGGCGGTTCCTTAGCGAGAATCGCGCAGCGATTCTGGCGGCGGACATTGAAAGGGCGAGGCGCGACCGCCAGGGAGCGCCGAGGGCTTTCTTCGTAGGGCTTAACCGCGCTCCCGGCCTAACGCTGGCCATGACTGAGGACCACGACGACCATCAGTTCTCCGAGGGGCAGGGCTTCAGCGACCCCTACGACGAGTTCGACCTCGACCCGCCGGAACTCGACGTCGACCCGGACAAGGTCGACCCCGTCGACTCGCGGGTCGTATCGGACCTGCTCGACGAGTCGGCCATCGCCGACGAGCAGGTCGACGCGGACTCGCTGGTGGACGTCGGACTGGAGTACACCCGCATCAACCGCTACGAGCAGGCGACCGACGCGTTCGAGCGCGCGGCCCGCTTCGCCGACGACGACCTAGTCGAGCAGGAAGCCTGGACGAACAAGGGCGCGGCCCACGCCGAACTGGAGGAGTGGGACGCCGCCATCGGCGCGTACCGCGAGGCGCTGTCGATCGACGACTCCAGCGAGCACGCCGCGAGCGCGGAGACGAACCTCGCGTACGCGCTGTGGGAGTCCGGGCAGAGCGAGCAGGCCTTAGAGCACGCCGAGCGCGCCGTCGAGATCGACGAGCGGTTCGCGCAGGCGTGGTACAACCGCGGCTTCTTCCTGCTGGAGCGCGGGCTGGCCGAGGACGCGCTCAACAGCCTCGACAACGCGATCCGGCTGGGGATGCGCAACTCGACCATCCTAGAGGAGAAGGCCCGCGCGCTGGAGGAACTGGGCGAGTGGGAGCGCGCCGAGGAGATCGCAGAGGAGGCCGAGGAGATCCGGAAGGAGGCCGAGCAGGAGCTGGTAGAGTGATCGTCAACGAGCGCGACACGGAGGAGGGGCTGCTCGTCGCGGTGTGTGACGACGGCCTGATCGGCGAGACGTTCGCGGAGGGCGACGTGTCGATCACCGTCTCCGAGGAGTTCTACGGCGGCGAGCGCGTCGACGAGGCGGCCGTCGTCGACAGCCTCGCCCGCGCGACGGTGGCAAACATCGTCGGCCGCGAGGCCGTCGAACTGGCGATCGACGAGGGGTTCGTCGAGGAGGGGAACGTCCTCGAAGTCGAGTCGACGCTGCACGCCCAGATGCTGTCGCTGGTCTGAGCGCCCGTCAGGCGTCTTCCTTCGGCGGGCCGGTGATCGAGACGTTCAACAGGACGATGCCGAGCAGCGCCGCGGCGGCCACGCCGAGCCCGACCACGAAGAGGCCGCTGTCGAACGCCAGCGCCGCGACGGCGTGGAACGCGCCCGCGAACGCGACGCCGAGCAACAGGAGGCTCACGCCGAGCGAGCGTTTCGTCGCCATACGCCCCCTCGGGACGGGAGCGGAATAAACCTCACCCGAGGTCGGCCGTGCGGAACCGCAGGTAGCCGACCGTCATCGGGACGGCGAACCA
It encodes:
- a CDS encoding DUF424 domain-containing protein, with amino-acid sequence MIVNERDTEEGLLVAVCDDGLIGETFAEGDVSITVSEEFYGGERVDEAAVVDSLARATVANIVGREAVELAIDEGFVEEGNVLEVESTLHAQMLSLV
- the surE gene encoding 5'/3'-nucleotidase SurE, translated to MTDILLTNDDGIDGDGLAVLRDELAAVGDVTVVGPADNQSGVGRKRTSAATRADHEFGYALAGTPADCVAYGLRGLDREFDLVVSGCNHGPNMGAYVLGRSGTVGAAMEAAFLGTPAVAVSAYHNVEFFPHPPADYDFDEPARVARELVERSLEANVFESVDLLNVNAPIGATDPRIRVTHPDGDFDVLVDHDPEVPDDVEVADGERYVELRDKFWPHTVGYENPFPNVEEVRDRYDEGSDRRAVVDGEVSVSPLSAPRTATHHEKLDAIVETLNAR
- the rpl18a gene encoding 50S ribosomal protein L18Ae, with the protein product MSEFTVNGKFQSRDGWSRFEKTVDAENENVAEEYVYSRLGSHHGLKRTQIEVSEVEAQ
- a CDS encoding 50S ribosomal protein L39e; protein product: MGKKSKAKKKRLAKLENQNSRVPAWVMMKTDMEVQRNPKRRNWRRNDTDE
- the ftsY gene encoding signal recognition particle-docking protein FtsY, producing the protein MFDSLKDKLGSFRDDAEEVAEEKAEEADADEVDPEADAETTADGEPAPDDVGDPESDAAVEEAEEAVAEAESPETATAAEAVPREDDAPLPEDDGGPAEGSDDADADDAEGSDDSGGTGFARKAKAVATGKFVIEEEDLEDPLWELEMALLESDVEMSVAEEILDTLREELVGETRGFTESTGSVVEDALREALLEVISVGQFDFDERVAEADKPLVIIFTGVNGVGKTTTIAKLSRYLEDRGYSSVLANGDTYRAGANEQIQEHADALDRKLIAHQQGGDPAAVIYDAVEYAEANDVDVVLGDTAGRLHTDEGLMDQLEKIGRVVGPDMTLFVDEAVAGQDAVQRAKQFDEAAAIDGSVLTKADADPQGGAAISIAHVTGKPILFLGTGQEYDDIERFDPDEMVERLVGGE
- a CDS encoding response regulator, translating into MPENPTVLVVDDEEKLADMYSLWLRSDYDVRTANDARDAVGVLDESVDVVLLDRRMPGLSGDRLLDELPADRPFGVIMVSAVDPDFDIVDMEFDDYLPKPVQHDDLRAAIDHQVDALDRDRRLRQYLAARAKLGALEARKPSHVLAEHAAYDDLRSTADRLESGLRDSVPEFDDLVDGFAAIDRGS
- a CDS encoding magnesium transporter encodes the protein MSVREVAVDAYREALPVLAASAVGGLFAGVVLGGMRAELRSVAGLLVIVPALLATRGNVYGALGAKLSSALHQGLVAPTFDPDDERLVAAVTAAMANGVLVSAFAAVVAYAVLLSLGRPSASLLTLAAIATAAGLLSGVALTVVVVSAVFVGYRRGLNPDTLVGPVVTTTGDVFGMAMLLVATRTVLALGGG
- a CDS encoding 50S ribosomal protein L31e, with the translated sequence MSASDFEERVVTVPLRDAKAEAKHKRADKAMTLVREHLAQHFSVEEDAVRLDPSINEAVWSQGRKNPPSKLRVRAARFDEEGRGVVEAEYAE
- a CDS encoding signal recognition particle protein Srp54, whose amino-acid sequence is MVLDDLGSSLRGTLDKLRGKSRISEEDVEEVVKEIQRSLLQADVDVSLVMDLSDGIKERALEEEPPAGTTAREHVLRIVYEEMVDLVGESTELPLEEQTILLAGLYGSGKTTTAAKMAWWFSKKGLRPAVIQTDTDRPGAYDQAKQMAERAEVDFYGDPDEDDPVAIAEAGLDATEDADVRIVDTAGRDGLNEELIDQIEEIEAAADPDRNLLVIDAAMGQSAKDQAQEFEESIGIDGVAITKLDGTAKGGGALAAVNETGSSIAFLGTGEEVKDVERFEPDGFISRLLGMGDLKQLTERVERAMAESREEDDDDWDPEDMLQGQFTLRDMKKQMDAMNRMGPLDQVMDMIPGLGGGIKDQLPDDAMDVTQERMRSFEVIMDSMTEDELENPRKIGQSRTERIARGSGQPEDRVRELLQQHKMMERTIKQFQGMGQGDMDMQRMMKQMQNQGGGGGGGMGGGDFPF
- a CDS encoding translation initiation factor IF-6; amino-acid sequence: MLRAAFSGSSYVGVFARATDRCLLIRPDVPDDLVADIEDELDVPAVETTVGGSSTVGALATGNENGLLVSRQLRDVERERIEAAVDVPVTELPARINSVGNVVLANDAGAYVHPDLPQEAVQVVEDALDVPVERGELAGVRTVGTAAVATNDGVLCHPKTTDGELDFLEDLLDVHADIGTINYGAPLVGSGLVANTHGYVAGQDTTGPELGRIEDALGYID
- the pfdA gene encoding prefoldin subunit alpha, yielding MGGGQQELQQISQEIQEIQEEVEALEGEVEELQTEKTEIDEAIEAIETLETGSTVQVPLGGDAYLRAEVQDIDEVIVGLGGGYAAEREQDDAVDTLENKKEHVDDRIDDVNSEIAELEAESEELEQQAQQMQQQQMQQQMQQMQGEEDGE
- a CDS encoding tetratricopeptide repeat protein, which gives rise to MTEDHDDHQFSEGQGFSDPYDEFDLDPPELDVDPDKVDPVDSRVVSDLLDESAIADEQVDADSLVDVGLEYTRINRYEQATDAFERAARFADDDLVEQEAWTNKGAAHAELEEWDAAIGAYREALSIDDSSEHAASAETNLAYALWESGQSEQALEHAERAVEIDERFAQAWYNRGFFLLERGLAEDALNSLDNAIRLGMRNSTILEEKARALEELGEWERAEEIAEEAEEIRKEAEQELVE
- the thpR gene encoding RNA 2',3'-cyclic phosphodiesterase, whose product is MRLFVSVDLPDELADSVREVQELFEGAGGLNVTDPEQAHVTMKFLGEVDESRLDEVTAAVERGVERGVDAAGIDGAFPARFAGLGVFPSLDYISVVWLGVEVGSDELAALHEGIEAETTAVGFDPEDHDFTPHVTLARMEHAGGKERVQDVVENRHPTVGEMAVDEVRLTESVLTDDGPTYSTVESFPL